From a single Prionailurus bengalensis isolate Pbe53 chromosome A1, Fcat_Pben_1.1_paternal_pri, whole genome shotgun sequence genomic region:
- the CBY2 gene encoding protein chibby homolog 2 isoform X1, with amino-acid sequence MMAVQPEGLKCRVEESSAERGTAEPFLRLHNLYPSPRCARQAALPRLSRRVTSQHSYPLNRFSSVPLDPMERPTSQADLELDYNPPRVQLSDEMFVFQDGRWVNENCRLYRELYFSPSSSFHHKLHHKRLAKEYLLQEENKALREENKALREENRTLRKENRILQVFWEERKATLGREESRAASPLLHKDSAALEVAKDAALQMHRLQEDSSLQLLREENRALRQRLEQRKAYWGPAEEKAGPGEESTAVPSAHEELHGPGLLPDQGTGLSSAFEESKGPSPPQDDSKTLRVLRQMVSNLSGSSGDEESKAGPGLADGSQSLELLREMHQALQALREENQNLQVLREENRLLREENRALHALREEHRVFQEENKALWENKTLKLQQKLVIDTVTEVTARMEMLIEELYAFMPAKSKDPKKPSRV; translated from the coding sequence AGGGGCACAGCCGAGCCTTTCCTGAGGCTCCACAACCTGTACCCCAGCCCGCGCTGCGCCAGGCAGGCCGCCCTGCCCAGGCTGAGCCGCAGAGTGACCAGCCAGCACTCCTACCCGCTGAATCGCTTCTCCTCCGTGCCCTTGGACCCCATGGAGCGCCCCACCTCGCAGGCGGACCTCGAGCTGGATTACAACCCTCCGCGAGTGCAGCTCAGCGACGAGATGTTCGTCTTCCAGGACGGGCGCTGGGTGAACGAAAACTGCCGCCTGTACAGAGAACTGTACTTCTCTCCGTCGTCCTCTTTCCACCACAAGCTGCACCACAAGCGGCTCGCCAAGGAGTACCTGCTGCAGGAGGAGAACAAGGCGCTGCGCGAGGAGAACAAGGCGCTGCGCGAGGAGAACAGGACCCTCCGCAAGGAGAACAGGATCCTGCAGGTCTTCTGGGAGGAGCGCAAGGCCACGCTGGGCCGGGAGGAGAGCAGGGCCGCCTCGCCGCTGCTGCACAAGGACAGCGCGGCCCTGGAGGTGGCGAAGGACGCGGCCTTGCAGATGCACCGCCTCCAGGAGGACAGCAGCCTGCAGCTCCTCAGGGAGGAGAACAGGGCCCTGCGACAGCGGCTGGAGCAGAGGAAGGCCTACTGGGGCCCGGCGGAGGAGAAGGCGGGCCCCGGGGAGGAAAGCACGGCGGTCCCCTCGGCGCACGAGGAGCTCCACGGCCCCGGGCTGCTGCCGGACCAGGGCACAGGCCTCTCCTCCGCTTTCGAGGAGTCGAAGGGGCCCTCGCCCCCCCAGGACGACTCCAAGACCCTCCGCGTCCTGCGCCAGATGGTCAGCAACCTGTCCGGGTCTTCCGGGGACGAGGAGAGCAAGGCCGGCCCCGGCCTGGCTGACGGGAGCCAGTCCCTGGAGCTGCTGAGGGAGATGCACCAGGCGCTGCAGGCCCTGCGGGAGGAGAACCAGAACCTGCAGGTCCTCCGCGAGGAGAACCGGCTGCTGCGGGAGGAGAACAGGGCCCTGCACGCGCTGCGCGAGGAGCACCGCGTCTTCCAGGAGGAGAACAAGGCCCTGTGGGAGAACAAAACGCTGAAGCTGCAGCAGAAGCTGGTCATCGACACGGTGACCGAGGTCACCGCCCGGATGGAGATGCTCATCGAGGAGCTCTACGCCTTCATGCCGGCCAAGAGCAAGGACCCCAAGAAGCCCAGCAGGGTCtga
- the CBY2 gene encoding protein chibby homolog 2 isoform X2, with translation MSHVVPSLLNSTTNSLKQRGTAEPFLRLHNLYPSPRCARQAALPRLSRRVTSQHSYPLNRFSSVPLDPMERPTSQADLELDYNPPRVQLSDEMFVFQDGRWVNENCRLYRELYFSPSSSFHHKLHHKRLAKEYLLQEENKALREENKALREENRTLRKENRILQVFWEERKATLGREESRAASPLLHKDSAALEVAKDAALQMHRLQEDSSLQLLREENRALRQRLEQRKAYWGPAEEKAGPGEESTAVPSAHEELHGPGLLPDQGTGLSSAFEESKGPSPPQDDSKTLRVLRQMVSNLSGSSGDEESKAGPGLADGSQSLELLREMHQALQALREENQNLQVLREENRLLREENRALHALREEHRVFQEENKALWENKTLKLQQKLVIDTVTEVTARMEMLIEELYAFMPAKSKDPKKPSRV, from the exons atgtcacaCGTTGTCCCTTCATTGCTGAACTCTACAACAAACTCCCTGAAACAG AGGGGCACAGCCGAGCCTTTCCTGAGGCTCCACAACCTGTACCCCAGCCCGCGCTGCGCCAGGCAGGCCGCCCTGCCCAGGCTGAGCCGCAGAGTGACCAGCCAGCACTCCTACCCGCTGAATCGCTTCTCCTCCGTGCCCTTGGACCCCATGGAGCGCCCCACCTCGCAGGCGGACCTCGAGCTGGATTACAACCCTCCGCGAGTGCAGCTCAGCGACGAGATGTTCGTCTTCCAGGACGGGCGCTGGGTGAACGAAAACTGCCGCCTGTACAGAGAACTGTACTTCTCTCCGTCGTCCTCTTTCCACCACAAGCTGCACCACAAGCGGCTCGCCAAGGAGTACCTGCTGCAGGAGGAGAACAAGGCGCTGCGCGAGGAGAACAAGGCGCTGCGCGAGGAGAACAGGACCCTCCGCAAGGAGAACAGGATCCTGCAGGTCTTCTGGGAGGAGCGCAAGGCCACGCTGGGCCGGGAGGAGAGCAGGGCCGCCTCGCCGCTGCTGCACAAGGACAGCGCGGCCCTGGAGGTGGCGAAGGACGCGGCCTTGCAGATGCACCGCCTCCAGGAGGACAGCAGCCTGCAGCTCCTCAGGGAGGAGAACAGGGCCCTGCGACAGCGGCTGGAGCAGAGGAAGGCCTACTGGGGCCCGGCGGAGGAGAAGGCGGGCCCCGGGGAGGAAAGCACGGCGGTCCCCTCGGCGCACGAGGAGCTCCACGGCCCCGGGCTGCTGCCGGACCAGGGCACAGGCCTCTCCTCCGCTTTCGAGGAGTCGAAGGGGCCCTCGCCCCCCCAGGACGACTCCAAGACCCTCCGCGTCCTGCGCCAGATGGTCAGCAACCTGTCCGGGTCTTCCGGGGACGAGGAGAGCAAGGCCGGCCCCGGCCTGGCTGACGGGAGCCAGTCCCTGGAGCTGCTGAGGGAGATGCACCAGGCGCTGCAGGCCCTGCGGGAGGAGAACCAGAACCTGCAGGTCCTCCGCGAGGAGAACCGGCTGCTGCGGGAGGAGAACAGGGCCCTGCACGCGCTGCGCGAGGAGCACCGCGTCTTCCAGGAGGAGAACAAGGCCCTGTGGGAGAACAAAACGCTGAAGCTGCAGCAGAAGCTGGTCATCGACACGGTGACCGAGGTCACCGCCCGGATGGAGATGCTCATCGAGGAGCTCTACGCCTTCATGCCGGCCAAGAGCAAGGACCCCAAGAAGCCCAGCAGGGTCtga